The following proteins come from a genomic window of Musa acuminata AAA Group cultivar baxijiao chromosome BXJ1-7, Cavendish_Baxijiao_AAA, whole genome shotgun sequence:
- the LOC103991343 gene encoding ABC transporter G family member 4-like, with amino-acid sequence MEGQPSFFPSVSSTPSSSFSSPTASSSSHSTTIVMAETPPSPPQREQKKTKTFELTAHSIFYVKPTAVHALKLLLNQCRPSQPTHYILRDVSLTARPGELLAVVGPSGAGKSTLLDILAARTAPTAGSLRLNSSPLHPASFRRLSAHVPQHDASLPLLTVAETFAFAARLLLPRHASASASAVIASLLADLRLSHLAHTRLSGNLSGGERRRVSIGLSLLRDPAVLLLDEPTSGLDSSSAHLVLQSLRSVAASRSTTIILSIHQPSSRLLSSIDSLLLLSKGSVIHHGSLSSLDHFLLSAGFSVPSQLNPLEFAMEVLHQLPHPTTTLKAQRASSTKLIEPKIQEEEEEEDITVHYSSSRVREILTLYGRCWKLVFRTKQLLLANTIEALIVGFLLGTIYINLSFDDEGIGKRLGLFAFTLTFLLSSTTETLPIFVGERPILLRDTSSGLYRLSSHLVAGTLVFVPYLLAISLLYATSVYFITGLCASWAAFTDFVLIVWALVLTANSFVLFVSSLAPDYIAGTSLVTVSLAGFFLFSGYFIAKENMPEYWVFVHYLSPYKYGLDALLANEYSCQANRCFEWAGKEMGGGCLATGRDVLARRGLREGERWANLQVLFGFFAFYRVLYWIVLRRRASMSKK; translated from the coding sequence ATGGAAGGACAGCCATCTTTTTTCCCCTCTGTTAGCAgcactccttcctcttccttttcttctcccaccgcttcctcctcctcccactcGACCACCATTGTCATGGCCGAAACGCCACCGTCACCTCCTCAGCGAGAACAGAAGAAGACGAAGACCTTTGAACTGACGGCGCACTCCATATTTTATGTCAAGCCCACCGCCGTGCACGCCTTGAAACTCCTCCTCAACCAATGCCGGCCCTCCCAACCGACGCATTACATCCTCCGCGACGTCTCCCTCACCGCCCGCCCCGGCGAGCTGCTCGCCGTCGTGGGTCCCAGCGGCGCCGGTAAGTCCACGCTCCTAGACATCCTCGCCGCCCGCACCGCCCCGACCGCCGGCTCCCTCCGCCTCAACTCCTCCCCCCTCCACCCGGCCTCCTTCCGCCGCCTCTCCGCCCACGTCCCCCAGCACGATGCTTCCCTCCCACTCCTCACCGTCGCCGAGACCTTCGCCTTCGCCGCCCGCCTCCTCCTCCCCCGccacgcctccgcctccgcctccgctgtCATCGCCTCCCTACTCGCCGACCTCCGCCTTTCCCACCTCGCCCACACCCGCCTTTCCGGCAACCTTTCCGGCGGGGAGCGCCGCCGAGTTTCCATCGGCCTCAGCCTGCTGCGCGACCCTGCGGTGCTCCTCCTCGACGAGCCTACATCCGGCCTCGACAGCTCATCGGCGCACCTCGTCCTGCAGTCCCTACGGAGCGTCGCTGCCTCCCGCTCCACCACCATCATCCTTTCCATCCACCAGCCCAGCTCTCGCCTTCTTTCCTCCATtgactccctcctcctcctctccaaagGCTCCGTCATCCACCACGGCTCCCTCTCCTCCCTCGACCACTTTCTCCTCTCCGCCGGCTTCTCGGTCCCCTCCCAGCTCAACCCCCTCGAGTTCGCCATGGAAGTGCTCCACCAACTCCCCCACCCGACCACCACCCTTAAAGCACAACGAGCTTCCTCCACCAAGTTGATAGAACCGAagatccaagaagaagaagaagaagaagacatcacaGTCCACTATTCCAGTTCTCGAGTTCGAGAAATCCTGACGCTCTACGGCCGCTGCTGGAAGCTCGTGTTCCGCACCAAACAGCTCCTCCTCGCCAACACTATCGAGGCGCTCATCGTCGGCTTCCTCCTGGGCACCATCTACATCAACTTGAGCTTCGACGACGAGGGCATTGGCAAACGGCTCGGCCTGTTCGCCTTCACTCTCACCTTCCTACTCTCCTCCACCACCGAGACGCTCCCCATCTTCGTGGGCGAGCGCCCCATCCTCCTCCGCGATACCTCCTCCGGCCTCTACCGCCTCTCCTCCCACCTCGTCGCTGGCACGCTCGTCTTCGTCCCCTACCTCCTCGCCATCTCCCTCCTCTACGCCACCTCCGTCTACTTCATCACCGGGCTCTGCGCCTCGTGGGCGGCGTTCACCGACTTCGTTCTCATCGTCTGGGCCCTCGTCCTCACTGCCAACTCCTTCGTACTCTTCGTCAGCTCCCTCGCGCCGGACTACATCGCCGGCACGTCGCTGGTCACGGTGTCGCTGGCgggcttcttcctcttctccggtTACTTCATAGCAAAGGAGAACATGCCGGAGTACTGGGTCTTCGTGCACTACTTATCTCCATACAAGTACGGGCTGGACGCGCTGCTGGCCAATGAGTACAGCTGTCAAGCGAACCGGTGCTTCGAGTGGGCCGGCAAGGAGATGGGAGGGGGGTGTTTGGCGACCGGAAGAGATGTGCTGGCGAGGCGAGGCTTGAGGGAGGGAGAGAGGTGGGCAAACTTGCAGGTTCTCTTTGGGTTCTTCGCGTTCTACCGCGTCCTCTACTGGATCGTTCTCCGGAGGAGGGCCTCCATGTCCAAGAAATGA
- the LOC135678598 gene encoding RING-H2 finger protein ATL67-like has protein sequence MSTHASPGGASSSSSSSLFTTLSFSFAIAVSLGLLSALLVVSYICCRRRPQNPGSAPGPIPAEGVLQRHIIFVAEDDDGEDSEGGGRASGLDQAVISSYPKFPFSAAKGGDTVCSICLCEYREGEMLRMMPDCHHYFHLLCIDVWLRLNASCPVCRTSPLPTPVSTPISTPLSELVPLSQFAADRRRRS, from the coding sequence ATGTCCACTCACGCCTCCCCCGGcggcgcctcctcctcctcgtcctcttccctCTTCACGACCCTCAGTTTCTCCTTCGCTATTGCCGTCTCCCTCGGCCTCCTCTCCGCTCTTCTCGTCGTCTCCTACATCTGCTGCCGCCGGCGTCCCCAGAACCCCGGTTCCGCCCCGGGCCCGATCCCCGCCGAAGGCGTCCTCCAGCGACACATCATCTTCGTCGCCGAGGACGACGACGGCGAGGACAGCGAGGGCGGCGGCCGGGCATCGGGGCTCGATCAGGCGGTCATCAGCTCGTACCCTAAGTTCCCGTTCTCGGCGGCCAAGGGTGGGGATACCGTCTGCTCGATCTGCCTTTGCGAGTACCGGGAGGGGGAGATGCTCCGGATGATGCCCGACTGCCACCACTACTTCCACCTCCTCTGCATCGATGTCTGGCTCCGGCTCAACGCGTCCTGCCCGGTCTGCCGGACGTCGCCATTGCCCACGCCGGTGTCTACTCCAATCTCAACACCATTGTCAGAGCTCGTCCCGCTCTCCCAGTTCGCAGCTGACCGCAGGAGGAGGAGCTAA